The genomic region aaaaacatgcttGCATGCTAGTGGTGTGATAAAAACGACTTCTACACGCCCCGGGACGGCTGAACGGCTACCATCCGAAGGGACCTCCAATTGTCATCCAGTACAGGGTTgttcttttctcttcttcccTTTCCTTTCTTCCCGTCTCCGATCAACTCTCTCTACCGTGGAAAAGGGGAAGGATCTCAGGTAGCTTCTTGTTGGTTTGCGATGTAGTAGCTTCGTTGTCTAGATTCATGCCCCCGGGAGAGCATTTGCTATTTTCTTGcagaaaatacacacacacacacaggcataTAATCAAGCCCTTGGCCCTACCGCGTGAATGCGCAAATGTTCGCGCAAATCAATTGTGTGTATACACAATTATTTATTCGTTTTCTCACAATCAGCGCTAAATcagtttttcaaacatttccccCGACGCCGTTCCAACCCCTTGCCAGATGGGGatttgttgcaattttttGCCTTACACCCTGAATGGAAAAACTAGATGTAACCCCCCGTTTCCCCTTCTTTTAGACTCGATTTCCCTCTGCGGACAGTTTTCCGTTTTGAGCCACCGAGCCGATTCGCTCTCGAGCAGAGTTTGGTTCTTGCGTTTGCCACCGTCCCCTCCAGTCGTTCGTACCCCTTTTGGGAggagtaaattaaataaattaaatattgtgTCGCacaatcgtcgtcgtcgttgtcggcgAGGAAAATATTTCTGGACCGCGTTGTCCTGGCGTGTTCCCAGCGCATTCCGGGCTCCTGCTGGATAATGAGGAGGAAAATCAGGAGCCCGACAGTCGGAGGGGGCGATGGGGGTGCGAAATGGTCGCTTTTTATTGCACATGCACGActctggtttgttttttttccagcttgtttgtgtttattcGAGCgcgtattttcttttattcgcgCAATATCCCTCCTTCAAGCGTATCGAATCGTCTTCGTCGCGGCAATAATGGCCACAGCCGATGTTGTCCCGATGCAGGCTACGATCACATCCTCTGTCTTCGTGCCGGACCAAAGAAATGTATCTGATCGTGGAGAGTCGGAGGACGAAGAGACAAgacaaaaagaaggaaatcTCTTTTCCGCTACGATAACGAAGACCAGTGGTGAGTGGGTGGAGATGCAGGGTACAAAAGGAGAGTAAAGGAGAAAAACATCCTTCCAGAACCATATCAAACCGAATCCGTGGTTTCATGCGGCAGATTCGTTGCCTATTTATGTATACACAGCGATATTTATGCGTCCCGACTGGGATCGGATGTTGTCTTTGGCGTCGTTATCGGAAAGACACTCTCGGGTCGGTGGACAAGCAGTGGACGTTCGATTTTATTCTCTTCCTCCCATTCGTACCTCTGGCTCCTTTCCCGGTATGAAATCGCGAGCAGCACGATCATCTTCTCTGCACGATCGGTTCTTTTTACAACATTCCCGCGCACGGCATGTACATTACCCTCGAGCGGAAGGCCTGGAATGTTCTGGCTCGAATTCAATCCAACTTGCCAAAGGGACACTGgatgttgtcgtcgtcgtgttcGAGTCGGCTCGCGATCCCCTTCTAAGGGATGGGCAAaagttttcactttatttGCTCGCATCGATCGAACGAGAACTTATCGGAACACATAGATTTCCGTACGATAAGGGTTTGAACGTATGTTTGGTTTTCGCTTGCTTGCTTTTGCCAACGGAATATTCGAATTAATTGCCTGTGAATCTGCCAGCTCAAGCACGGCCTTATTTGGCATACCCATCGATCCCGAGACAGCTCGGTTAAAAATGTACTCTCCGTTGCCCATTGCTATAATGTTTGGTATGCAATTTTTACTGCAGCGAAAGAATGCCAAGACGCTATGAGGTCGAACAGTGCCAAGTGTAACACCTACGAACGATGGGTGATTTCTTTTCCCGGGACGAACAAATCGTACTATTTGCTTACTCCATACGCAGGATAAAGAGTCATTCGGATTTTCTCTCAATATTTAACAAGCAACACTCCAATGATCGAGATTGAATAAATTTAGCAATGCTCTACCTAGACATTTACACGAATTAGTTATCTTTCGGCTCATTTATCTTTCCCCGCCAAGCtacatttttttcgatttcaacCACTAGAAAAGCAACATTGTTGCCTTGAACAAAGTCTCAACCAGGTTCGTTTCTGATCTGTTTATAAAACCTTTTCACGGATTTGTACCAATTCTTCAGTTTGTGATTTCGAGGTCGACTAGCTTCAATCGGACAAGACAACCGTCTCTTTGGGTAAAGAGAGGTCGGAGAAAGGGAGTGAGATGCGCAAAATATCGCGCCCACTCACAACATCATTTCACGGTTTCATCTTCACTTCGATGGTTATTATCTCTTCATGAAAacaaatagtttatttttcaagcTCCTGCTTTATTCTCTCGTTCGAATGcaggggttcgtcgctttaaCCCTCGCTGGCACAAGTCTTTCGTCTTTTCCACGTGTTGTCTGTTGGTTGGGAGCTCTTTTATGCCTTTTCCCACCCCTTGCCAACCCGTTTGGGCTGGTGGAACAATTAACAACACTTGATCGTGTTCTCCGCAGCTCGGCTCAAGCCTCTTGTCCTCTCCCCTCTCCTACCCCATTTTCCTAGTAGAATTGGACTCTGTTTTTTATTATCAGCTTTCCAGCGGCTCCTATCGCCGTTGCTTTTGTCGACCTGGCTGTCGATGGCTTCTTTTCCCAAACCCGCCACGCCACCCCCTCACTTTGCCTGTTTACAGAACTCTCGTTTGGTTCTTACGGAGGAAATATGTTCGTTTCCAatgagtttccttttttccctcttgcATCCGTATTCGTCCCTTACCAGATCACACTTTTGTTCTTCCCAGCACAATGCACACCTTAATGATGATTCCGAGGGCTACAAATGGTCCGACCGACCTACCCGATGGCTTGTTTGCTTTGTCGTGCAACGTACGAGGGATGAAACCGAAATCGAGCAGTTCAAAGATCTCGAAGGAAGATGCGGAGAGGACGCCTTAAACGGTAGCAACCTCCTTGGTGGCTTGATAAGCTTTTTCTTGTGGTgtggtttccctttttctccaAATCACAGATGAGTGCCGAGGAGTTCTAATTAATCGTTCTGCTTGTCATGTTCTTTTCCTTGCGGCCGCACTGTTTACTTCTTTAGTGGCAATAAAAACTTGGGATAGGTTTTGCCGGTGTTTTATGACGAGCTTATTACCGACTTGAATAGGTTGATCCATTTTCATGACGTGCGAGCCTCCTGAGCCGCCTTTCGGTGAGGGTATAATTTTTCATTGTCGTTATAAAGCAAACtgaataattaaatattttgagaTCAATGGAAAATCTCTGGTCTTTTTCTAGAAAAGTTGGTTAGTTAGGTTTGTCGTTCTtgtggaaaacatttcattcttTGGAATAGTTTTATTCGTAGAAAGCACACCATTTCCATCATGCTTCAAAAGCGACCGCGGGGATAAAATGGGTAGAAGGCAAGTGTTTAGTCGGATTTTCCTTGCCACCCGGCCGCTCGTCACTTGTTGAAAGCTCTCTTCTTCccgcttttctttcctcttttaCGCCACGAGCCTGTCAGCTCGCCGCCGGTTGTAACAAATTTCATCTCATTGTTTGGCGTGCAATGGTGCAAAAaactctctctccctccctccctcgtCCTACCCCATCAACCCACCCGCTTTTCCGTGGTCACGGTGTGGTATCGATCGACGGTTACGTGCGGCGACGTCACAGTGTGCAAGCCTCCTCGCGCGAAGAGCACGCTTTTCTTTGCAATTTTCCTCGCTTGGAGTTTTCCAGTTATGTTACGATTAATTGCTCAGCGCCTGGTTATTTGTTGCGCTACCCCTCCTACCCCTCGGCAAGCGTTCCGCGGCGAGGCGTTATCTTCCCttctttcacttccatgttACGATCGGAGTTAAAAATCGACCAGCTGATGCTGACGATTGCCGACGACGATGTTTATTAGTAGCACCACGTTCGCCAGCATTTGAACGAAAACGTTGTATCCAAGCGGGAACGTAACGTGGTGGCGGGTTTTGCTTGAGGGAGCGGAGGGtgtagaaataaaaaggaaaagctgtcCACGAAACACGCAGAAACCATTTCGAAATTGCCCCTCCATGCATGGATAAGGGAGATAGGGTGGTCAGCAGGAATGCCACCCACTCTCACCCGCACACCAACACTCGTGGCTTTCGCTGAAAATTCGTCTGTCAATTTCGCTATCACATTCAGGTTCACCAGCTGCGCTCAATGTTCGCCCACAAACAGATCGTGCTTCGGAAGACTTTAAAAGGTTTATCAAAGTGTCCCCAAAATTCGGTTCGGTGACCACCCATTGCGAAATGGTTGACAACGGTGTCAGGTACCGTTACTTCCTCGAGGCCAAGCCCACCATCTTGGTAGAAGAATCGGAACTACGAGAAGGATTAAGAACAAACAAGCAAGTGAGAAACAATCTCCTTTATTGCGTTGGGAAGGCTTGAGTGCGAACTTAAAAACTTTGTTCACAACTCCTAGCAACAGCGCACGAAGGACTGTAAGGGTTAGGATATAACAATTCCAATCTAGTTTTGGCCAGATTGAGGAATCGTTAAAAGTCGGACGAtttttgttccttcctttctttcaTTCAATTCCTCACTTCTCAACGCAACCCAATCAATCAGCCTTCTATCAGCGGAGTCTTAATGTGGGAACAAACAAGATCCACTTTTGCGAGAAGGGATGGAATGCGAGGCATTGAAAGGGGTATAATCAATCGTATGTCAACCCGAGTTGGAAGGTAGGATCTTTGAAACCGGAGTCAAGGTGGACCATCGGGTTACATCGGAGTTGAGCGTCTATTTATCAGCATGCCACTCTTAACACCTCGTTTTTCTTACGCACGAGATACCAAATCGAATGGAGTGCAATGGCCGGGGATCTTGATTTCAATCCATCGTGAAAATATGGCTCACCAGATGAAACCGATTGCAAAAAGACACGGTAAGATTAggaatgtttgaaaagtatCTGGAATTAAATAGAATACAATTCATTTACCGACAAATCAAGCAAATAATCAACCTCTCTTATGCCTCTCTGGATGTTTAATCAGAAATAACTCCATTGCGGAGACCTTCTTGCAAGCAATGTTCACGAAAGAAcacgaatgaatgaaaaacaggAAACCGGTGGTCAGCACTTTCCGGGACCCAGCGTATGATAATAAAATCAGTGAAAATTACACCAATATCAATTATCGTAATGAGTGCACATTAAGCACCATTAATTACGACTGCGGTTTTTCCTCCCTGGTCCTGATATCTTGGCACGTTCGGCCTAGAATCGATTCCTAACCAATGCTCGATCGGATCGCCGGGCAAGAACGGGCCTTTGCTTTCGAAGAGCAAGCTCATTCTGCCAGGGAAAAGGGCAAGAAAGTAGTAAATTTCTGGATAATGccaatttgctctttttaaattttcttcaatgCCTTGCAACGTCCTTTGGACCGATCATGATCGCACGTATTCTGGATGTAATTTGCGGTGGTAATAATTTCCCAAATTTAATTATACACATACTTTTCGTGGACTTCGGAGGTGCGAGCCACTTTTGGAACATGCTTTTGATtgaacgaaaaagaagaaaaacaaaatagacgAAACAAGCAAAGGGAATCCAACTCTGTCATATCAGAGATCCTCTGGCATGATTGGCAAAAATTGGTTTAACCTCAAATTACTACCTTTGAGTAAACTGCATTTGAAGATTGATGAATCGAAGTAGATAAGAagcttattttatttagaaccTGGGTTCAACTCGGcaaaaaaagtgacaaaatCAACCCAGCCAACCCGGTAATTAAACCAAGAGCTTAAGAAAGTATAAGAAGAGATCTTTCGAGTTGAAAAGATTTGAgagatttgttttcttaatcATACATAAATGTACATGGCGAATATGTTTCATACATGGAACTCATTTTGaagttttcaaaagaaataTGATAATTTTTCCAACTTCGTTCAGTTTGCTCAAAGAGTACAAAAAACATGTAATTTGATGATACTTTATTTTCCTGACCCACTTCCATCTCTTTGGGGTGCAGTAGGATTGGCTTTCTTCTTCTAAATCAAATCACCAATTATGAGTTATGAGGCAGGAGTCGGCAAGTTCACTGAATTCGATTCAACACAGTATTGCAGCACACTTCGGACGATAATGATTCGATTAACGGATGtattgttttccgtttgcgCCGTTCGGTTCGGAGTAGGTTAATGCGGTCAGAATTGCTAACTACAAGCCTGTTGCATCAAACCCCTCACCCGTTTCGACCCCCTCGAGCATCTTCGCGATCGCGTAACATCATCGTTTTGTCATTCATTAAATTCGCGAAACATTCCGCCCCTCGCAATCTGGGGTTTTTGGCAGATGCGTCACAATCGGTGGCTTGCATCTGAGgctggtgattttttgtctcATTTTGCGGTTCAGTTTCGGGGCTGTTTACCCCTCCCGATGGAGTACCACACCCTGTTACCACACCGACCCGGTCGAAACGGCCGAAGATTTGGGCGAGAGAAATTTTcacttaatttaattttgattaccattttcttttcttttccccggcGGCGAGCTACTGTCAGCgagatcgtttttcttttcttttcccacaaAAGGCATACCTAGAGTGTCCGATACATATGGAGAGAGAGACGAGGAAAAGAAGCACGCACGGCATTCGATCGTTCCGCGCTGATCAGCTGATTTAACTGTGATCTAATTTCCCTGCGCTCGTGGCCATTTTCGTCGGCTACCATTTCATACGGCGCTCGATCGTCGCCAAGCGCCAAGCTTTCCCGCCACGTTGACGAGCGGGAACATTTGgtaacaatttttgttttctccgcCTGGCGGGTTTTTCTCCGTCGCGCGGAATGCGAAGAAAGCGTTTAATTTCGGTCGGGAAGGGAAATGCGAGGAACTAATGTGTGGAACGGGTAGAAAGAAAATGGTGCATTTGGGTTTTTAGAGAAGGCCCCATGTGGAAATTATGAAAGTGCTAGGCGAGAACGGAGGCGATCGGATCGcagaaggaagaaagaaacccAGATCGTACGGCAAcgaaaaatatgaattaaaataaaagcttTACATCGGAAATCTGCAAGTTTGCAAATGAACGATGGCGATCACTGAAACAAGCGTAAAAGCATCGAAATTCTAACGTCATAATTCGGATCTCGGTTTGGttagaaaatcaaattaataattttcaagCATAGATTGACCAATCTTGCCGTCCGTGAACTGGCGATCAAAGGCGATCCTCCTTTCTTTACCACTTTACGACCCTCGGAGGACCATCGGCTGACTCCTTTCGCCTGAGAATCATGGCTTAAAAGTTTCCTCCCCACATTAACGACCAAACGCTACGCATTCGTCCCCACCGAGTCGACATCCTTATCTTTCGCAAAACGTGGGGATGGCGAGATTGAGTTTCCAGTTTTATGTTATTCGAAGAATTGTTAACTCATTCACCATTTCCGAGGGAAAACGCCCACTCCAGCGCTTAATATTTCCCTCCTCCATTACTTGCAGCGTTTGAATGTTGAATCATTTATTGTTTCTGTTGCCTTTTTTCGCGTCTGTAACGCCGAGAAGATACCTGAATTCGCGTTCGCCAAGAAGATCATGCTTCGCGCGACTGTATCTCATTTCGGGGGGCACTTTTCGTTATGCTGCAGGTTCGATCCTTTTCAGATCGCTTGTCCTCGGCGATCAGCCAACCCTTACGAAAGCCCGGAGTCTTTCCACGCCCCGAGTGTGGAGCCACCCGCTTTTATCATCCACAAATGTTACTGCAaagtgttttagtttttgtttccctgtttCGTTCTTGCTCTTTTGAGCTCTTCCTTTTTGTgtctttttagttttgtcaATCCCCTTTTGCAGCTCGTTTTGTGTCTGCGCCGAAACTTAACTGAATCGTTCGCTGCCGGTTGctaataaaattttcaaccaTGGGCAAGAAAACATCAGCTTCTTTGCGCATCCTTCTCGGGCATCCTTGAGGAATCCGACCCGAATCCGACATCGCgccaaaaatggaagaaacacTGGGCGGCTAAAACCTTTTAGTTGCCATTTTCTGCTTTCATCCTTCGCGCAAAGGTGGTAAAGTCTTGGTTCTCTTTGGTAGGATTAGGCTTTTGCAAGGATTAAAGATCGCCATTAGCGGGAAGGATCTTCAGTGGATCTTTCGCTTGCGGCGAGTGAGAAtatcaaattattttgatttatttccaaGACAAAACCAATTACCGAACGATGAAAACCATCTTCATTCAGGAATTTTTGTATTTCCCAGCTACGAATTGAGAGAAGCGGTTGGAAAACATTTACTTGCGTTCAtacgtttggttttatttatgtcgaaatttgtttactatgaatatttttaaaaaacttaaTAAAACACCTATTATCACACATTTGATATGACCTCTGAAGGCCTATCCTCTCTACGTCACACTAAACATCTCGCTAATGGGAAGTGAGAGCGTCGCGGAGAAATTATTTTCCAGCTCATTATGCATCGAATCAGCAGGTGCACTTTCACAACTCTGCGCGCCCGGGTGCATCTCATTTCCATATCAATATCCCACGCTAATCAAGCAGATTTACTCATACGGTTGATTGCAGTGCGAAaggtaaaagaaagaagaaagaagaggGACGGTAAACAGTTTCTGCGCGATCAAGCAAAGGTTCGCCAACAGGCGTTTGATCATAATCTTATGTAAAACCGTAcacgacacacacatacacacaaactcCCGCGCAAGCAAATATACAGGCACGAAGGTAAAGTGTGAACTAACAAGCAGCATGGACCAGATTTTTGCCAAATCCGCAGCGCCGGAATTTGGCTCGACTTTGCGAAAGCAAAGGGAACGAAAAGTAAATCGATTATTGTAAGATCCAAAACCTGTATATGCGAACACACATAATtgaacacaaacacgcacattCACACACGAAGGTTGAGTCAAGTTCGCCGTGATCGCACCCTTCTTGTATCTAACCTAACAAAAACCTCGAATTTGCACACAATAACACTGGTTGGAACTGTACAACAGCTTGGTTCTGGTACGTAGGAGAGGAACGTAACGAAAGTAAAACCTTCGACGCAAACGCGGATGACCTCATCCGGAGGTGACACTTTGGGAGGACACGAAGAAGGTTCGGCAGGCGGGACTTCGGAGCAGCGGGGAACTTACCTCCGCCAAGCGTTGCGACGGCCTGGtgcttggtggtggtggtggccgtcCCGACCATCTGGCCGCTGGCGGTCTGGAGCGTGGGCGACGGTCCCATGACGCCGTACTTGATGGGCTTGAAGTGGAAGAAGGAGGGCGAGTAGCCGGAGCCGGCCCGGCTGAGCGAGCTGAAGCGCTCCTCCCGATCCTCCACGTACAGACCCTCCTTGCCCATGGCGGCCAGCTGGCGGCCCTTGGGCATGAACATCACCAGGAACACGGTGGACGAGGTGGCGACGAGGCCGAACGCGAGGCAGGCGTCCCGGTGCCGGTCGGCGACGGCCAGCCCGCACAGGGTCCAGCCGAGCCAGATCGGGATGATGCCCCCGATCGCGAGCCCGATGTACGTCGCCTCGCGGTAGTTGTCGCGGATGCCGCGCGATTTGATCGCCAGGATGGCGACGAACACGATCAGGAAGACGATGTAGATGAGCGAGAGCAGCAGCTCCGAGAAGGGCGTGTGGCAGAgggggatggtggtggtggtggtgatggtggcgcTGTTGGGATGGGCCGTCGAGAGGTCGCCCGCGGCCAGCAGGAGGTGATAGCGGCTCGAGATGGCAGAACCTGGAGCCTGGCCCACTCCTGCGACTGGACCCGCGGCCACGGAGACGCTGTCGACGCTGGGAGGCGATGTCAGCAGCCACTGACCACCGACGGCCACCTGGATGAGGACGGCGAACAGAAGTAGCAGGCCCTGGTAGGGCGCCGGAAGGTAAACGCCGCCGTTCAGGCTGATGAGGAACACGCACTTGACGAGCAGTGAGGCGAAGACCAGCGCGAACGCAACCCCGGCTCCGAAGCGCATAGTGGCGCAGGATAGGACCGTCGGGTTGACGGTGAGTACCGCGGCCAGCCCAGAGCAGGCAAACagtcccagcagcagcatctggCCGAGGAAGAGATGTCGGCGACTGGGGGACGTGCGCCACGCCTTGCACAGCACGAACACCTCGAACGCGGCCATCATGAGCATGGACAGCGAGGCCAGTACCAACACCGGCACGACCCACGGTTCCTTACGCAGGCCGCTCGCGTAGCCCGCTCCGGCCGCTGCCGCTCCCGTCGACACGATCGTCGGAGGGGTGGCGGTAGCGCGGGGTCCAGCAACCAGCAACGGGGGTGAGGGAGGGTTCCGCGCCGCCAGGATGACGCCGCCCGGACGGACGGTGGTGGAACGGGACGCGGCAGAGGCCGCCGTCGATGGCACTACGAAGAACTCGGTCGACATCTCGAGCCGATGCGCCTGCGCGGAAGACGCATTGTTGATGCTGACGCTGGTGTCTTCCGCCTGCACCACACTCTCCCCTCGCACACCCTCACCAACGACACTACCCTCGTGGACGGCCGCTTCCGCGTAATAGTCACCCGCACCAACACCGACACCAACACCTCCCGCATGGCGGCTATTGGACGAATCCGCGTGCCCTACACTCGCCTGCACGTCCTCAACCTGCTCGTCCTCTTCGAGGTTCACAGGctcttcttcgtcttcttcttcctcctcctccacttccTCTTCCACTTCCTCGTGCGCGAGGTCCTGCGACACTCCACCCCGTGCGCCGGTAGCACTTCGCGAGCTCACCACCATCACGTCACTTCGCTTGATGTCATTGTCGTTCGACTGGATCGGGGAGTGCACCAGGCCACCCGATGGACCAGAGGCACGTCCCAGGAACTGACCTCGCGCTTGCCTTTTCGGAGGACTCACTGCCACCGACGGTACCGACACACCCGGAGCGGGCCCGGGCCCAACACGCGGCGACAAGCGATCACCGAACTTGGGCAGATTCAGCAGCGCCCGATGGTGGTTGTTACTCTCGGCCGCCTCCAGATCGGCCTCGGCACTGTTTCTCGGTTGCTGGGccgaactgctgctgctgctgctgctatgcGCCAAACACCGATAGTGCACCAACGTGGCCCAAACCAACGCTATCGCTAGCACGAGCGACGACCGTTTCGGTCGACGAGCCATACCGGACTGACGGACGCAACTGTACTGGCGATCATGGCGTTGATCGCACACGCCCCAACCGACACAACGGGAACTCACCTATGGTGGCGAGAGAGAAGAGAGGGAAACGCTACGCGAGCGAACCGAGAGAAAGAGTGCCGGTGCGCTCGCCGTTCTCGGAACGCGATCAATGACTGTTTGAGCGAAGTTCAAGTGCAGAATGGAACTCACAAGTCGAAGGCGCCCCCGCCTCGTGCACTCTCTTCTGCCGGGGTTTCGTCAGAAGAGAGAAATGCACGCGcttgaaacgaaaacaatcatCGTGATCGATGATGATCATCGCGCGTGTGCATTTCCCCTTCTTTTGAAACGAGCCTTATTTGATGACGACCGTTCGTCGATCTTACGGCACTCAATAGCTGTACGTTCCCCTGTTTTTGCGTTTTGCGAGCCTACAAGACCCacatgtgtgtattttttttttggttttgtgaaAGAACCCGCCATAAAACGGAGAGGAAACgaagttttttctttcacttcgaATTGCCGGTGCCATAAACTCGCTTTGCTGCGATGTTTTGGCCCCGCAATGGAATGTCGGCGGTTGTTGTTATGATGATTGTACGCTGGACATTTCGCAATAGGGATGCGCACTGATTTGATTGCATCGCCGTGCCATAACGGCACGATCGCGCTGGAACCCGACCCATTGAGTGCTTTATGGTGGTGAGGGTTCATAAATGTTTCTCAATTAGATAATCGCAATTACCGGCGCGTTCGGTTTGATTCTTGAGTTATTGTACACGGTGTCATGAAGGGTGTGGCCGGTCGAAAGCAATCCACAAAAAAGAAGGATCACTTTTAAGGACGTTTTACAGTCCTGTCCGCCAAACCAGGAAACAACTTTCACATATCTACTCATACCTTAGATGGGATTTTGTAGCCTTAAGAAAGCTCTATTATTCTATTCTTTTCAATCACACCCTGATACGGACATCAATATCTCTTCGATGGTGGAACACAGAAACTTGTTTGAAAGTGAACCAATCCCCCGCCGGCTTTACAAGTACAGTCCTCTTCGAATAAAGAGGAGTCGAGTCTAtccgtttcttttccttctactGCATTCCGTTCTGATGCGTTTCTTCGTCTGTGTGCACGAAAACTTTTTCTCTACTCAAGGCACAACTCATCAATGGGAGAAGTGTGATTCCCCACGCACATGATCCTGCACCACGCACCGATGACGCAATCGGTACTTCTCCGCCTAGCAGTCCGGTCTATCGATATGCAATTCCCACCTTTTGCCACCTGGTTTTTAACACTTTCCGGGGCCATCTTCTAGCTCGTGCTGGAAACTCGTTCAGACGAGGCGAAGACGAGGAACCTTGGACTGATGAATCCCTTTTACACTTGCACCTCGGAGGTCGGTACGAACCCTGTGTGAACGGCAACAGCTTAGCCAAACAGCAACCAGCTCCACCATCTCGTGGTGTTGTTCGTAACTCATTTCTGGCGTGTCTTGTTAGCATGCATGACTGACATGATTTCACGTTTGTTACGATGCTTCTTTCCAACCACCGAACTGAACGGATGAAGACCGAATGCTCATAAGGTGCTTGCGGAGGGCAGCTTTTCAGCCTCAACTTTGCTTAGGGTCAAGGTAAACCGTTCCCATACGATGGACGTCTAGATCGGGAGATGTGTCCGACGTTTCTCGAGCGATCATTTCCGATCGAGTCGAACTTGTCCAcccttaaaacaaataaagggGTGGCCAACAGAGGGAGAGGGACATTTCCCCCAtgaaagggagggaaaaattatCAGAAACACAACGATCACGACCGTGACCGTGGCCAGTGATTGAATAATCTACGATCGTTGACATATAAACATAACgctttttccatcctttttccCCATGCGAAGGTTGTTGCACAAACTGTCAAACTGTGGTTTGTAATACATTCCAGTTGGGTTTGAGATCTGCATTTTTTGCTTCCTCTACAGGGTCCATCCTCGTTCTTTggctttttttccaccccgttgTCGGATGGCAAAAGCGACCCGCGGAACGTCATCGTGAAGCCGAACTCGCCGGATGTCATTGATTACGCCGTTCGACAGCGAGGTCAACAGTGCAACAATGTTTCCTGCTACAATCCGTGACTGTCCCTCCGAACGTCGCATCACATCTCCTCTTCCCCGCTCTCTGCATTGAAGCGGACTTGAGTcgttttatctgcttttgtttttaattttgaacccTCGACCTCACGACGATGCAACTGACGCCAGGGTTCGAGTATTCGATTTGCTCACGATTCGTGGTCTCCATCCTGCATCTCTCCGGTTACGgcatgtttgtttgtatttttcggaAGCACAAGTGCAAGGAAAACTGGGGACTACATTCGGAAGGTAGCAATCCCGAAATGATGCATAATACTGGCGTT from Anopheles coustani chromosome 3, idAnoCousDA_361_x.2, whole genome shotgun sequence harbors:
- the LOC131267361 gene encoding uncharacterized protein LOC131267361, whose protein sequence is MARRPKRSSLVLAIALVWATLVHYRCLAHSSSSSSSSAQQPRNSAEADLEAAESNNHHRALLNLPKFGDRLSPRVGPGPAPGVSVPSVAVSPPKRQARGQFLGRASGPSGGLVHSPIQSNDNDIKRSDVMVVSSRSATGARGGVSQDLAHEEVEEEVEEEEEEDEEEPVNLEEDEQVEDVQASVGHADSSNSRHAGGVGVGVGAGDYYAEAAVHEGSVVGEGVRGESVVQAEDTSVSINNASSAQAHRLEMSTEFFVVPSTAASAASRSTTVRPGGVILAARNPPSPPLLVAGPRATATPPTIVSTGAAAAGAGYASGLRKEPWVVPVLVLASLSMLMMAAFEVFVLCKAWRTSPSRRHLFLGQMLLLGLFACSGLAAVLTVNPTVLSCATMRFGAGVAFALVFASLLVKCVFLISLNGGVYLPAPYQGLLLLFAVLIQVAVGGQWLLTSPPSVDSVSVAAGPVAGVGQAPGSAISSRYHLLLAAGDLSTAHPNSATITTTTTIPLCHTPFSELLLSLIYIVFLIVFVAILAIKSRGIRDNYREATYIGLAIGGIIPIWLGWTLCGLAVADRHRDACLAFGLVATSSTVFLVMFMPKGRQLAAMGKEGLYVEDREERFSSLSRAGSGYSPSFFHFKPIKYGVMGPSPTLQTASGQMVGTATTTTKHQAVATLGGDRVALVTAPPSYTPRMYHYFPAHMTHPFCYYPSLAPQQARYPGLFMRPDETNLYTTLEQTMSSNPNVYFQRGGGVHPGMMY